The DNA region GCTGGTCAGCAGCGAAAACCAAAGCTGGAATCAGGAAGATCTGACGGCATTTGACTGGGATGGCAGCGACACCGAAGAAGGCTACCAATGTCCAGCGCTGAATGACGTGGTCACGACGCTGAATCAACGCCCGAATGACGCCCGTGCGATTAACTGCCTCGGCGAATTTTTCCTGCGCACCAATAACAGCGTGGGCTTCGACTGGGGCGAAGGCAACATGTTGAGCGGGCTCACCAACGCACCAACGCAGTTCGTCGGTACCGAATATAACCGTCTGGATGGTTATATGCGGGTGATTGCCGATCCGAAAGCCCCGCCGGAAGACAAGACATATTCCCTGTATCGCGCGGTCTATTGCTATGCGCCGAGTGGCTATAACGACTGTGGCCCACAGGACATCAGCAAAGCGACGCGCAAAGCCTGGTTTACCCAATTGAAAACCAAGTACAAAGGCAGCGAGTGGGCAGACAAGCTCGAGTATTACTGGTAACACCGTTAATCGTATTGGCCAGCCTGCTCTCGTTCTGTACGCAGGCCGCTTCCGTTAACCCTGCACCGTCAGCGCAATCCATCGTCGACGCGGCGCGCTATCAGGATTTCTGGCTGTGGGCGGCGGTGCGACCCCAGACGATTCTGCATCAGGCACAAACGCTTTACCTGCATCAGGGAGAAGTGGCGCGCCGTCAGGGCAAGGTCGTTTTCCTGCGTCAGGGAATTCCCCCCAGCCAGCTGCGCGTTAACCGCGTCTGGCTGGCTTTCCGCATGACCACGCTGGAGCTTTCCGATCGCCACCTGAACCGGATACTAAAATTACGGGAAAAGTGGCAACGACACGGTAATCAGGTGGTTGGGATTCAGATCGACTTTGACGCGAAAAGCTATCAGTTGGCAGGCTATGTCGCGTTTCTGACGCAATTGCGAACGCGTTTACCCGACGATTGTCAGCTCAGTATTACCGGGCTGCTCGACTGGTCGAAAACCGGTGATGTGTCGGCGTTGAACCGCTTACAGGGCAAGCTGGATGAAGTGGTGGTGCAGACCTATCAGGGGCGCAGCACCATTACCAACTACGCCGATTACCTGCCCGCGCTGATGAAGCTAGCCCTGCCTTTCCGGGTAGGGCTGGTACAACACGGCAAGTGGG from Pectobacterium actinidiae includes:
- a CDS encoding DUF3142 domain-containing protein, which produces MGRQARVLLVTPLIVLASLLSFCTQAASVNPAPSAQSIVDAARYQDFWLWAAVRPQTILHQAQTLYLHQGEVARRQGKVVFLRQGIPPSQLRVNRVWLAFRMTTLELSDRHLNRILKLREKWQRHGNQVVGIQIDFDAKSYQLAGYVAFLTQLRTRLPDDCQLSITGLLDWSKTGDVSALNRLQGKLDEVVVQTYQGRSTITNYADYLPALMKLALPFRVGLVQHGKWEPQWQQRLATSPYYRGEVVFLVNPPLKKSATGRL